Proteins encoded in a region of the Natator depressus isolate rNatDep1 chromosome 23, rNatDep2.hap1, whole genome shotgun sequence genome:
- the FGF21 gene encoding fibroblast growth factor 21 → MWGSSTPVPAESWLLLAALMWGTRPPAPSQAAPLQNSSPLYQFDGQVRLRHLYTANTHTQLYLEITPQGEVRGAPDQTPYSLMEIKAVKPGVIRMQGMKTLLFLCMDPSGHLHGASSYSEACNFREKVQRDGYNLYFSETRNIPVSLRPAEGPPGGRGHPAPRLFHFLPMVSRVPVEPVLLEYDFYGDPPLDVESSDPLSMMGRLSRVLSPSYIF, encoded by the exons ATGTGGGGTAGCTCGACCCCCGTCCCAGCggagtcctggctgctgctggctgccctgATGTGGGGGACCCggccccccgctccctcccaggccGCCCCGCTGCAGAACTCCAGCCCCCTGTACCAGTTCGACGGGCAGGTTCGGCTCCGACACCTGTACACAGCTAACACCCACACGCAGCTGTACCTGGAGATCACCCCGCAGGGCGAGGTGCGCGGGGCCCCCGACCAGACCCCCTACA GTCTGATGGAGATTAAGGCGGTGAAGCCTGGTGTGATCCGGATGCAAGGGATGAAAACGCTCCTGTTTCTGTGCATGGATCCCAGCGGGCATCTGCATGGGGCG agcTCATACTCGGAGGCCTGTAATTTCCGGGAGAAGGTTCAGCGCGATGGGTACAACCTCTACTTCTCTGAGACCCGCAACATCCCTGTCAGCCTGAGGCCTGCGGAGGGGCcccctgggggccgggggcacCCGGCCCCCCGTCTCTTCCACTTCCTGCCCATGGTCAGCCGGGTGCCGGTGGAGCCCGTCCTGCTGGAATACGACTTCTACGGCGACCCGCCGCTGGATGTGGAGTCCTCCGACCCCCTCAGCATGATGGGCCGCCTCTCCCGGGTCCTGAGCCCCAGCTACATCTTCTga